One Acidobacteriota bacterium genomic window carries:
- a CDS encoding sodium:solute symporter family protein, translated as MGASESQLTFGWGALTVIALYLSSTIGVGWLARRSSRGHSLSDHYLAGRSLGFLALFLTLYSTQYSGNTLFGYTGISYRIGFSWTASILFMFSVITGYLLFAPRLVALARKKKFITPGDYIAHRFGSPRLTLLSTLLMIYALANYTLAQLRAIGAAVEGLTNGAVPSAYGIITLAIIMVVYETLGGMRSVAWTDMIQGILLLSGFLMLLFMVPGLAGGLPAVVEHLSRIDPAKVEVPTLEGCMNWISYVFLFGFGAAIYPQAIQRLYASRSTRVLKRSLALMTIMPFTTALIAMICGVTGSVVLPDLALGETDQVLARICSLIMNQSTEGYWLVVLIFAAALAALMSTADSALLSISSMVTKDIYQVYFRPQSNEAELTSVGKWCSWIIVTLLVIVAIGTENTLIRLLELKFEVLIQIAPCFFLGLYWKRLRGETVLTGMVAGLLVGLGLTWLGYPRLWGFHAGVVGLLVNFACCLVGVLRSPSQMKT; from the coding sequence ATGGGAGCCAGTGAAAGCCAGTTGACCTTCGGTTGGGGGGCGTTGACGGTCATCGCCCTCTATTTGTCTTCCACCATCGGTGTCGGTTGGCTGGCGAGGCGAAGCAGTCGGGGCCACAGTCTGTCGGACCACTACCTGGCGGGACGTTCCCTCGGCTTTCTGGCTCTATTTCTCACTCTCTACTCCACTCAATACAGCGGCAATACCCTCTTCGGCTACACCGGGATCTCCTACCGCATCGGCTTCAGTTGGACCGCCTCCATCCTGTTCATGTTCTCGGTAATCACCGGGTACCTGCTGTTTGCGCCGCGGCTGGTGGCCCTCGCCCGCAAGAAGAAGTTCATTACCCCCGGAGATTACATCGCCCACCGCTTCGGCTCACCCCGGCTCACCCTGCTCAGCACCCTGCTGATGATCTACGCACTGGCCAACTATACCCTGGCCCAACTGAGGGCCATAGGAGCCGCCGTCGAGGGTCTGACCAACGGAGCCGTCCCCTCTGCCTACGGCATCATCACCCTGGCTATCATCATGGTCGTCTATGAGACCCTGGGAGGGATGCGCAGCGTAGCCTGGACCGACATGATCCAGGGCATCCTGCTGTTGTCGGGTTTCCTGATGCTTCTCTTCATGGTGCCCGGTCTGGCCGGCGGCCTGCCCGCGGTGGTGGAGCATCTCAGCCGCATCGATCCCGCCAAGGTAGAGGTGCCGACCCTGGAGGGATGCATGAACTGGATCAGCTACGTGTTCCTCTTTGGATTCGGGGCGGCCATCTACCCCCAGGCCATCCAACGCCTCTACGCCAGCCGATCTACCCGGGTGCTCAAACGATCCCTGGCTCTGATGACCATCATGCCCTTCACCACCGCACTGATCGCCATGATCTGCGGGGTGACCGGAAGCGTGGTGCTTCCCGACCTGGCGCTGGGAGAGACCGACCAGGTTCTGGCCCGGATCTGCAGCCTCATCATGAACCAGTCGACCGAGGGGTATTGGCTGGTGGTCCTCATCTTCGCGGCCGCCCTGGCGGCCCTGATGTCGACGGCCGACTCGGCCCTGCTCTCAATCTCCTCCATGGTCACCAAGGACATCTACCAGGTCTACTTCCGTCCCCAAAGCAACGAGGCCGAACTGACCTCCGTCGGCAAGTGGTGCTCCTGGATCATCGTCACGCTGCTGGTGATCGTCGCCATCGGGACCGAGAATACGCTGATCCGCCTCCTCGAGCTCAAGTTCGAGGTGCTCATCCAGATAGCTCCCTGCTTCTTCCTGGGCCTCTACTGGAAGCGGCTCCGCGGCGAGACTGTGCTCACGGGTATGGTGGCGGGGCTGCTGGTCGGCCTGGGACTGACCTGGCTGGGCTATCCCCGCCTGTGGGGATTCCATGCCGGGGTCGTCGGCCTGCTGGTGAATTTCGCCTGTTGTCTGGTGGGTGTCCTGCGGTCGCCTTCACAAATGAAGACGTGA
- a CDS encoding Na/Pi symporter encodes MAITLQRLLANPILRVLLPLALLYVFFLSIALMGASFKFFGREFAESLLTTTANPFVGLFIGVLATSIVQSSSTVTAMTVGLVAGGALDVQGAIPIILGSNVGTSVTNTLVSVGHISRPEEFRRAFAAATVHDFFNLILVVVFFPLQLFTNVLGHASHLLTEALKESGGLQLVNPIKTIVEPAVTVIGRGTSESGALMLLIAVGLLFLSLRYLVVVLKSLVIGRIQSFFNQTLFKTAPRALVLGILTTIAVQSSSITTSLAVPLAGAGILSLMQIFPFTLGANIGTTITAMLASLVTGNPAAVTVAFAHLLVNLFGVSLVWPIRRVPLAMGEVLAEWSLKSRLVPLVYVGTVFFLVPLTLIYLAG; translated from the coding sequence ATGGCCATTACGCTTCAACGATTGCTTGCCAACCCGATCCTGAGGGTGTTGCTGCCTCTGGCGCTCCTCTACGTGTTCTTTCTCAGCATTGCCCTGATGGGGGCATCCTTCAAGTTCTTCGGCCGCGAATTCGCCGAGAGCCTGCTGACCACCACCGCCAATCCGTTTGTGGGCCTGTTTATCGGAGTGCTGGCCACCAGCATTGTGCAAAGCTCCTCAACCGTTACCGCCATGACGGTGGGATTGGTGGCCGGGGGGGCCCTGGATGTTCAAGGAGCCATCCCCATCATCCTGGGTTCCAACGTGGGCACCAGCGTTACCAACACCCTGGTCTCGGTGGGCCACATTTCTCGACCCGAGGAATTCAGGCGAGCCTTTGCGGCAGCCACGGTCCACGACTTCTTCAATCTCATTCTGGTCGTGGTCTTTTTCCCCCTGCAGTTGTTTACCAACGTGTTGGGGCACGCGTCCCACCTGCTTACCGAGGCACTCAAGGAATCGGGCGGGCTACAGTTGGTCAATCCGATCAAGACCATCGTGGAGCCAGCCGTAACGGTCATCGGCCGAGGAACCTCGGAGTCCGGAGCCCTCATGCTGCTCATCGCGGTGGGCCTCCTCTTTCTTTCGCTGCGGTACCTGGTGGTGGTTCTGAAGTCCCTCGTCATCGGGAGGATCCAGAGTTTCTTCAACCAGACGCTGTTCAAGACGGCCCCCAGAGCCCTGGTGCTGGGGATTCTGACGACCATAGCGGTTCAGAGCAGCTCGATCACCACCTCCCTGGCGGTCCCTCTGGCGGGCGCGGGCATTTTATCGCTCATGCAGATCTTCCCCTTTACCCTGGGCGCCAACATCGGAACCACCATCACGGCCATGCTGGCCTCGTTGGTGACCGGCAACCCGGCGGCAGTCACGGTCGCCTTTGCCCACCTGCTGGTCAACCTGTTCGGGGTTTCGCTGGTATGGCCGATTCGGCGCGTCCCGCTCGCCATGGGCGAGGTGCTGGCCGAGTGGTCGCTCAAATCCAGACTGGTGCCCCTGGTCTACGTGGGGACGGTTTTCTTTCTGGTACCCCTGACGTTGATCTATTTGGCGGGATGA
- a CDS encoding alcohol dehydrogenase catalytic domain-containing protein: protein MKAVVYDRRLEVVDASKPVFTGDESVVRLIQAGICNTDLEITRGYFGFKGVLGHEFVGRVESSRTSSLVGARVVGEINASCCRCEFCRSGWGRHCPQRSVLGILNRDGAFREHFTLPEQNLHPVPDSVSDDDAVFVEPVAAACEILDQVDIQRVEKIAVLGDGKLGLLIAMVLAQARRATYPPLTLIGKHPEKMRLVEDLGVSTLHLGSTQTAARSFQLVVEATGSPSGLDLALRLLEPRGTVVLKSTFHGQQSFDPASVVVDELTLLGSRCGRFEPALDLLVRKRIRPSRLIRDSLPLTKAVEAFRRAQSPGALKVLLHP, encoded by the coding sequence ATGAAGGCGGTTGTCTATGATCGAAGGCTTGAAGTTGTAGACGCGTCCAAGCCGGTCTTCACCGGGGACGAGAGCGTGGTGCGTCTCATCCAGGCAGGAATCTGCAACACCGATCTTGAAATCACCAGGGGGTACTTCGGATTCAAGGGCGTGCTGGGCCACGAGTTCGTCGGCAGAGTCGAGTCTTCCAGGACTTCGTCTCTGGTGGGCGCCCGGGTGGTTGGAGAAATCAACGCTTCCTGCTGCCGCTGCGAGTTTTGCCGATCCGGATGGGGCAGACACTGCCCCCAACGCTCGGTGCTGGGAATTCTGAACCGGGACGGCGCCTTCCGCGAGCACTTTACCCTTCCCGAGCAGAATCTCCATCCAGTTCCCGACTCGGTCTCCGACGACGACGCGGTCTTTGTGGAACCGGTCGCCGCTGCCTGTGAGATTCTAGACCAAGTCGACATTCAAAGGGTCGAAAAGATCGCCGTCCTGGGAGACGGCAAGCTGGGACTGCTGATCGCCATGGTCCTGGCTCAGGCCAGGCGGGCCACCTACCCTCCCTTGACCCTGATCGGCAAGCATCCGGAGAAAATGCGCCTGGTTGAAGACCTGGGGGTCAGCACCCTCCACCTCGGCTCGACCCAAACGGCCGCCCGTTCGTTCCAGCTGGTGGTGGAAGCCACCGGTTCGCCGTCGGGACTGGACCTTGCTCTTCGACTCCTGGAACCGCGCGGCACGGTAGTCCTGAAGTCCACCTTTCATGGACAGCAGTCCTTCGATCCGGCCTCGGTGGTGGTGGATGAACTCACCCTGTTGGGGTCTCGCTGCGGCCGCTTCGAACCAGCCCTCGATCTGCTGGTCCGCAAGCGCATCCGCCCCAGCCGATTGATCCGGGATTCCCTGCCGTTGACCAAGGCGGTAGAGGCGTTCCGACGGGCTCAATCCCCCGGTGCGCTGAAGGTGTTGCTGCATCCGTGA
- a CDS encoding acyl-CoA carboxylase subunit beta produces the protein MADSSEVFQSVVDRRNPGFQRRRRAVEALVARMGRDEAAIRQGGGAEAVGRQHAKGRLTARERIRHLIDPEPSFLELGIYAAHRMYAEWGGAPAAGVIAGIAKVCGRHFMVIANDATVKAGSFFPMTAKKVLRAQTISLENRLPIIYLVDSAGIFLPLQEDVFPDTDDFGRVFYNNAVLSARGIPQITAVMGSCVAGGAYLPVMCDKLLMTEGSGLYLAGPALVKAAIGQEVSSEELGGAGVHASLSGTVDFREKDDLSCLRRIRELVDKMGRPTVSGPDCRPSVEPRYDPAELGGVFSADPAGQYEIREVIARLVDDSRFTEYRKDYGQTLVTGYARLGGFSVGLVANQKQHQHGQHRRLEVGGVIYAESANKAARFMMDCNQNGIPLVFLHDVNGFMVGKEAEHGGIIKAGARMVNVVSNSVVPKITVILGGSFGAGHYAMCGRAYGPRFLYAWPSARYAVMGGEQAARTLVDVRLAQNEREGNRLTDEQRRELAAEVRETFDNQADPRYGAARLWVDALIDPARTREVLIRSLQVTTLNPEAPAFKLGLLQT, from the coding sequence ATGGCAGATTCTTCCGAGGTATTTCAAAGCGTGGTCGACCGTCGCAACCCTGGATTTCAGAGGCGCCGCCGGGCAGTGGAAGCGCTGGTGGCCCGGATGGGCCGGGACGAGGCCGCGATCCGGCAGGGAGGAGGTGCCGAGGCCGTAGGCAGACAGCATGCCAAGGGCCGCCTGACTGCTCGGGAGAGGATTCGACACCTCATCGATCCCGAACCTTCCTTCCTGGAGCTGGGGATCTACGCAGCCCACCGGATGTACGCGGAGTGGGGTGGAGCCCCGGCCGCCGGCGTGATAGCGGGGATCGCCAAGGTCTGCGGGCGTCACTTCATGGTCATCGCCAACGACGCCACCGTCAAGGCGGGTTCCTTCTTTCCCATGACCGCCAAGAAGGTGCTGCGGGCCCAGACCATCTCGCTGGAAAATCGTCTGCCCATCATCTACCTGGTGGATTCCGCCGGCATTTTTCTGCCTCTGCAGGAAGACGTGTTCCCCGATACCGACGACTTCGGCCGGGTCTTCTACAACAATGCCGTCCTGTCTGCCCGGGGGATTCCTCAGATCACGGCCGTCATGGGCTCCTGCGTGGCCGGCGGGGCCTATCTGCCGGTGATGTGCGACAAGCTGCTCATGACCGAGGGAAGCGGACTCTACCTGGCCGGTCCGGCACTGGTCAAGGCAGCCATCGGGCAGGAGGTGTCCAGCGAGGAACTGGGCGGCGCCGGGGTGCACGCCAGCCTCAGCGGCACCGTCGACTTCCGGGAAAAGGACGATCTCAGTTGCCTGCGCCGCATTCGCGAGCTGGTGGACAAAATGGGCCGGCCGACGGTTTCCGGTCCGGATTGCCGCCCGTCGGTGGAGCCCCGCTACGACCCGGCAGAGCTTGGGGGAGTCTTCTCCGCCGATCCCGCCGGCCAGTATGAAATTCGGGAAGTGATTGCGCGCCTGGTGGACGACAGCCGATTCACCGAGTACCGGAAAGACTACGGCCAGACCCTGGTGACCGGGTACGCTCGCCTGGGCGGATTTTCCGTGGGCCTGGTGGCCAATCAGAAACAGCATCAGCACGGGCAGCACCGACGTCTGGAAGTCGGCGGCGTAATCTATGCCGAGAGCGCCAACAAGGCCGCGCGCTTCATGATGGACTGCAACCAGAACGGCATTCCGCTCGTTTTTCTGCACGATGTCAACGGCTTCATGGTGGGGAAGGAAGCCGAACATGGGGGCATCATCAAGGCCGGAGCCAGGATGGTGAACGTGGTCTCCAACAGTGTCGTTCCCAAGATCACGGTGATCCTGGGCGGCAGCTTCGGAGCCGGCCACTACGCCATGTGCGGCAGAGCCTACGGTCCCAGATTCCTCTACGCCTGGCCCAGCGCCCGCTACGCGGTCATGGGCGGGGAGCAGGCAGCCCGTACCCTGGTGGATGTCCGACTGGCGCAGAACGAAAGGGAAGGAAACCGGTTGACGGATGAGCAACGCCGGGAACTGGCGGCTGAGGTCCGGGAGACCTTTGATAATCAGGCCGACCCTCGCTACGGGGCAGCCCGGCTGTGGGTGGATGCTCTGATCGATCCGGCCCGGACCCGGGAGGTGCTCATTCGAAGCCTCCAAGTCACCACCCTCAATCCGGAGGCACCCGCCTTCAAGCTGGGGCTGCTTCAGACCTGA
- the uvrB gene encoding excinuclease ABC subunit UvrB produces METQQPFRVTQYQPRGDQAQAIRDLVRGLDDGELHQVLLGVTGSGKTYTMAKVIEQMNRPALVLAHNKTLAAQLCQEFRTFFRENAVEYFVSYYDYYQPEAYIAATDTYIEKEATINDEIDKMRMSATRSLFERRDCVIVASVSCIYGIGSPEAYYGMLLFLDKGQCVSREQILKKLVEIQYERSDDDFRRGTFRVRGDRIEVFPAYDDQAYRIELFGDEIESLFQIEPLTGEVRFSYERLPIYPKSHYVMPRPTLLKAIDTIREELEEWRPRLEAEGKWVEAQRLQQRTLFDLEMMKEIGFCHGIENYSRHLSGRRPGQPPPTLMDYLPQDHLIFIDESHQTIPQVRGMYAGDRSRKQNLVDFGFRLPSALDNRPLKFEEFERRLNQAIYVSATPGPYELTKTSGTVVEQIIRPTGLVDPAVEVRPVRSQVDDLLHEIRLREKRRERVLVTTLTKRMAEDLAEYYREVGVRCRYMHSEIDTLERIKILRGLRLGEFDVLVGINLLREGLDLPEVSLVAILDADKEGFLRSRDSLIQTIGRAARHLRGQAILYADQVTESMRQALDETNRRREKQLRYNREHEITPESILKPVDMSLIAMVEADYLDLAPEQEAVEVTSPDEIEARILKLQAKMKEAARNFEFEAAARLRDQIKALKEREMSLL; encoded by the coding sequence GTGGAAACTCAGCAACCCTTCCGGGTAACCCAGTATCAACCTAGGGGCGACCAGGCCCAGGCGATCAGGGACCTGGTTCGCGGACTGGATGACGGCGAGCTGCACCAGGTGTTGTTGGGGGTGACCGGGTCGGGGAAGACCTACACCATGGCCAAGGTCATTGAGCAGATGAACCGGCCGGCCCTGGTGCTGGCCCACAACAAGACCCTGGCGGCCCAGCTCTGCCAGGAGTTTCGCACCTTTTTCCGCGAAAACGCCGTGGAGTACTTCGTCAGCTACTACGACTACTATCAGCCCGAAGCCTACATTGCCGCTACCGACACCTATATCGAGAAAGAAGCCACCATTAACGACGAGATCGACAAGATGCGCATGTCGGCCACGCGGTCCTTGTTCGAACGCAGGGATTGCGTCATTGTGGCCAGCGTCAGCTGTATCTACGGCATCGGTTCACCGGAAGCCTACTACGGGATGCTGCTCTTTCTGGACAAGGGGCAGTGCGTAAGCAGGGAGCAGATACTGAAGAAGCTGGTGGAGATCCAGTACGAGCGCAGCGACGACGATTTCCGCAGGGGCACTTTTCGGGTTCGGGGGGACCGCATCGAGGTCTTTCCGGCCTACGACGACCAGGCCTACCGCATCGAGCTGTTTGGGGATGAAATCGAGTCCCTGTTTCAGATCGAACCTCTCACCGGCGAAGTCCGCTTCTCCTACGAGCGCCTCCCCATCTACCCCAAGTCCCACTATGTCATGCCCCGTCCTACCTTGCTCAAGGCCATCGATACCATCCGGGAGGAGTTGGAGGAGTGGCGTCCCCGGTTGGAAGCCGAAGGCAAGTGGGTGGAGGCTCAGCGCCTGCAGCAACGGACCCTGTTCGACCTGGAGATGATGAAGGAAATCGGATTCTGTCACGGCATCGAGAACTACTCGCGCCATCTCTCGGGCCGTCGCCCCGGCCAGCCTCCACCAACCTTGATGGACTACCTGCCTCAGGACCATCTGATCTTCATCGACGAGAGTCACCAGACCATCCCCCAGGTTCGAGGGATGTATGCCGGGGACCGTTCCCGCAAGCAGAACCTGGTCGACTTCGGGTTTCGCCTGCCCTCGGCACTGGACAACCGCCCTCTCAAATTCGAGGAATTCGAGCGGCGCCTCAATCAGGCGATCTATGTTTCGGCCACTCCCGGGCCCTACGAACTGACCAAGACCAGCGGCACGGTGGTGGAGCAGATCATTCGTCCCACGGGGCTGGTGGATCCGGCGGTGGAGGTGAGGCCCGTCAGGTCCCAGGTGGACGACCTGCTTCACGAGATTCGCCTGCGGGAAAAGCGGCGGGAAAGGGTGCTGGTGACCACCCTGACCAAGCGCATGGCCGAGGATCTGGCCGAGTATTATCGCGAGGTGGGGGTCCGCTGCCGCTACATGCATTCGGAGATCGATACGCTGGAGCGGATCAAGATCCTGCGGGGCCTGCGGCTGGGAGAATTCGACGTGCTGGTGGGAATCAACCTGCTGCGCGAGGGCCTCGATCTCCCCGAAGTGTCGCTGGTCGCCATCCTGGATGCCGACAAGGAGGGCTTCCTGAGGTCCCGAGATTCGCTCATTCAGACCATCGGGAGAGCCGCACGCCACCTGAGAGGTCAGGCCATACTGTATGCGGATCAGGTGACGGAGTCCATGAGACAGGCCCTGGACGAGACCAACCGGCGGCGGGAAAAGCAGCTTCGCTACAACCGGGAACACGAAATCACGCCGGAATCGATTTTAAAGCCGGTCGACATGAGCCTGATCGCCATGGTCGAGGCGGACTATCTGGACCTGGCGCCGGAGCAGGAAGCCGTGGAGGTGACCTCTCCCGATGAAATCGAAGCCCGGATCCTCAAGCTGCAGGCCAAGATGAAGGAGGCGGCCCGGAACTTTGAATTCGAGGCCGCCGCCCGCCTTCGAGACCAGATCAAGGCCTTGAAGGAGAGGGAGATGAGTCTGCTCTAA
- the fabF gene encoding beta-ketoacyl-ACP synthase II, which produces MKRRVVVTGIGVVSALAIGTRENWEALVAGEAGIKPITRFDTGPFAVKIAGEVKGFDPLNWITKKDVKKMDPFIQYAVAASDFAMESSGLKVTPELERRFGVHVGSGIGGFSTIEREHSALLRGGPKRISPFFIPSSIINLAAGQLSIRFGAKGPNTATCTACSSGSHAIGDSFRIIARGEADAMLCGGSEAAITPMSVGGFASMRALSTRNDEPEKACRPFDRDRDGFVIGEGAGILVLEELQRAERRGATIYAEIVGYGMSGDAYHITQPSGDGEGACQVMSNAVQDAGIRPEQVDYINAHGTSTPFNDRLETKAIKLAFGEHARRMLVSSTKSMTGHLLGAAGGLEGAISVLALHHQTAPPTINYENPDPECDLDYVPNQARKQPMEYALSNSFGFGGTNATLLFRRYQG; this is translated from the coding sequence GTGAAACGGAGAGTGGTAGTTACCGGCATCGGCGTGGTGTCCGCTCTGGCCATAGGGACCCGGGAAAACTGGGAGGCCCTGGTGGCGGGAGAAGCCGGTATCAAGCCCATCACGCGCTTCGATACGGGGCCCTTTGCCGTCAAGATCGCGGGAGAGGTCAAGGGATTCGACCCGCTGAACTGGATCACCAAAAAAGACGTCAAGAAAATGGATCCCTTCATCCAGTACGCCGTGGCGGCCTCCGATTTTGCCATGGAATCGTCGGGACTGAAGGTGACGCCGGAACTGGAGCGCCGATTCGGGGTGCATGTCGGATCGGGGATCGGAGGATTCTCCACCATTGAGCGCGAACACAGCGCGCTCCTGCGAGGCGGCCCCAAGCGGATCTCTCCTTTCTTCATTCCCTCTTCCATAATCAATCTGGCAGCCGGACAGCTTTCCATCCGGTTCGGAGCCAAGGGTCCCAACACGGCCACCTGCACCGCCTGCTCCTCGGGATCCCACGCCATTGGCGACTCGTTCAGGATCATTGCCAGAGGGGAGGCCGACGCCATGCTCTGCGGCGGGTCCGAAGCCGCCATTACTCCCATGAGCGTGGGCGGATTTGCTTCCATGCGGGCCCTGTCCACCCGAAACGATGAACCGGAAAAAGCCTGTCGTCCCTTCGACCGGGACCGGGACGGTTTCGTGATCGGAGAAGGGGCGGGAATCCTGGTGCTGGAAGAGTTGCAGAGGGCCGAGCGCCGCGGTGCCACCATCTACGCCGAGATTGTGGGTTACGGCATGTCCGGGGACGCCTATCACATCACCCAACCCTCCGGAGACGGCGAAGGGGCGTGCCAGGTCATGTCCAACGCGGTTCAGGATGCCGGCATTCGGCCGGAACAGGTCGACTACATCAACGCTCACGGCACCTCCACACCCTTCAATGACCGGCTGGAAACCAAGGCCATCAAGCTCGCCTTCGGTGAGCACGCCCGCCGAATGCTGGTGAGTTCCACCAAGTCCATGACCGGCCACCTGCTGGGAGCTGCCGGCGGCCTGGAGGGGGCGATCTCGGTTCTGGCTCTCCACCATCAAACGGCTCCGCCGACCATCAACTACGAAAATCCCGACCCCGAGTGCGACCTGGACTATGTACCCAACCAGGCGCGCAAACAGCCGATGGAGTATGCGCTGTCAAACTCCTTCGGCTTCGGGGGCACCAACGCCACCCTCTTGTTCCGCCGCTATCAGGGATAG
- the acpP gene encoding acyl carrier protein, with protein MADSGVEDKVKQIIVEQLGVDESEVTSTASFVDDLGADSLDTVELVMAFEEGFGIEIPDEDAEKIQTVKDAIAYVETHAKG; from the coding sequence ATGGCTGATTCGGGCGTAGAGGACAAGGTCAAACAGATAATCGTGGAGCAACTGGGGGTCGACGAATCGGAGGTGACCTCTACGGCCTCCTTTGTGGACGACTTGGGCGCGGATTCCCTCGATACGGTGGAGCTGGTCATGGCATTCGAGGAGGGTTTCGGAATCGAGATTCCCGACGAGGATGCAGAGAAGATCCAGACGGTCAAGGACGCGATTGCCTACGTGGAGACCCACGCCAAGGGTTGA
- the fabG gene encoding 3-oxoacyl-[acyl-carrier-protein] reductase, translating to MSLQGKVAFVTGGSRGIGRACALVLAEAGAEVAVGGRDEARLGAVAAEIEGLGRKALPVAVDLTQPVQIRTAFEQVMRTFGRLDILVNNAGVTRDGLLLRMKPEDWSEVLQTNLTATFLCTQAAVKIMLRQRYGRIVNLSSVVGLTGNPGQANYVASKAGIIGLTRTAAQEVAKRNITVNAVAPGFVDTAMTQALPEAARAKLLERIPMGRVGLDREIALGVRFLASDEAGYVTGQVLHINGGLYM from the coding sequence ATGTCGCTTCAAGGTAAGGTTGCCTTTGTCACCGGCGGATCGCGGGGGATCGGGAGGGCCTGTGCCCTGGTTCTGGCCGAGGCCGGCGCCGAGGTGGCCGTGGGCGGAAGGGATGAGGCCCGGCTGGGCGCGGTGGCTGCCGAAATCGAAGGGTTGGGGCGAAAGGCCCTCCCGGTTGCGGTGGACCTGACGCAACCGGTCCAGATCAGGACGGCTTTTGAGCAGGTCATGCGTACCTTTGGCCGGCTGGACATCCTGGTGAACAACGCCGGGGTCACCCGGGACGGACTGCTGCTGCGCATGAAGCCGGAAGACTGGTCGGAAGTCCTGCAGACCAATCTGACCGCCACCTTTCTGTGCACCCAGGCAGCCGTCAAGATCATGTTGCGACAGCGATACGGTCGAATCGTGAACCTCTCTTCGGTGGTGGGATTGACGGGCAACCCCGGTCAGGCCAACTACGTGGCCTCGAAGGCGGGGATCATCGGCTTGACCAGGACGGCGGCTCAGGAAGTAGCCAAGCGGAACATCACGGTCAATGCGGTGGCTCCGGGCTTCGTGGACACCGCCATGACCCAGGCGCTTCCCGAGGCTGCCAGAGCCAAGCTGCTGGAACGGATTCCGATGGGCAGGGTCGGGCTGGATCGGGAAATCGCCCTGGGCGTCAGGTTCCTGGCTTCGGACGAAGCCGGCTATGTCACCGGCCAGGTGCTGCACATCAATGGAGGGCTGTACATGTGA
- the fabD gene encoding ACP S-malonyltransferase, translating into MNHPIAFIFPGQASQYPGMGRELTDAFPEARAVLSEADRALGFSIGRLCFEGKSEELQLTEFAQPAILAVSLAAHAVLAARGIRPQFVAGHSLGEYSAIVAAGGLSLADAVTTVRKRGQYMQEAVPVGQGAMAALLGMPLESVESLCREASQGQVLSAANLNSPAQIVIAGAAEAVRRAVQLAPQRGARRAIPLPVSAPFHCALMRPARDRLEKDLGQLQIRDLQCPLVTNAEAAAIQRGSEVAEALVRQVCAPVRWSETIQLLRDRGVRRFVEVGPGRVLSGLVRQTDRSLEVLNVEDVRSLDKTLAAMGTAG; encoded by the coding sequence ATGAACCACCCTATCGCCTTCATTTTTCCCGGACAGGCTTCGCAATACCCGGGAATGGGCCGGGAATTGACGGACGCTTTCCCGGAAGCCAGGGCCGTGCTGTCGGAGGCCGACCGGGCACTGGGATTCTCCATTGGACGGCTGTGCTTTGAGGGCAAGTCTGAAGAGCTGCAACTCACCGAGTTCGCCCAGCCTGCCATCTTGGCGGTTTCATTGGCGGCCCATGCGGTGTTGGCGGCTCGAGGGATCCGTCCCCAGTTCGTGGCCGGTCACAGCCTGGGGGAATACAGCGCCATCGTGGCCGCCGGCGGTCTCTCTCTGGCCGATGCCGTCACCACGGTCAGGAAGCGCGGCCAGTACATGCAGGAGGCCGTCCCCGTCGGGCAGGGCGCAATGGCCGCCCTCCTGGGCATGCCTCTGGAGTCTGTGGAGTCCCTTTGCCGGGAAGCATCTCAGGGACAGGTGTTGTCGGCTGCCAATCTCAACTCCCCGGCTCAGATCGTGATTGCCGGTGCTGCCGAGGCGGTCCGGCGAGCCGTCCAACTGGCGCCTCAACGGGGAGCCAGGCGAGCCATTCCCCTGCCGGTCAGCGCTCCCTTCCATTGCGCCTTGATGCGACCGGCCCGGGACCGCCTCGAGAAGGATCTGGGTCAACTGCAGATTCGGGATCTTCAGTGTCCCCTGGTGACCAACGCCGAGGCCGCCGCAATCCAGCGGGGGAGCGAGGTGGCCGAGGCCCTGGTTCGACAGGTGTGCGCTCCCGTTCGCTGGAGCGAGACCATTCAGCTCCTGAGGGATCGAGGGGTGCGCAGATTCGTGGAGGTAGGACCGGGCCGCGTGCTGTCGGGGCTGGTCCGCCAAACCGACCGGTCGCTGGAGGTTCTCAACGTGGAAGACGTCCGCAGCCTCGACAAGACCCTGGCTGCCATGGGGACTGCGGGATGA
- the rpmF gene encoding 50S ribosomal protein L32, whose product MPNPKRRHSKSRRNKRRSHDFLTVRSTSECPDCHETKLPHRVCPHCGYYRGREVIDVGEK is encoded by the coding sequence ATGCCGAATCCTAAACGACGTCACTCCAAATCCCGCCGCAACAAGAGACGGTCCCACGATTTTCTGACCGTGCGTTCCACCTCGGAGTGCCCCGATTGCCACGAGACCAAGTTGCCCCATCGGGTCTGTCCGCACTGCGGCTATTACCGCGGGCGCGAGGTGATTGATGTGGGCGAGAAGTAG